A region of the Polaribacter sp. L3A8 genome:
ATCAATTTCTTCTCCTAGTAATTTAGCTAAAATTAGTGCATCAAAAACGTCTTCACTATTTTCTATACACATTTTTGCATGATGTACAATCGATTTTTCTAGTACCCTTTTAGAAGATTCTCCTTGCCTAATGGTATCTATATATACTTTTTTCATATCGAAATAAGTATCGGTAGATTTTTCGAACTCTTTTTTAACATCCGCAGTTAACTCATATCTAAAGGTGCTTTCTATATCTTCATCAGAAAGAATTGCATTTAAATAATAGTCTGGTGCTCTAAACATTTTTTCCCAGTCTAAATCTGCTCCCCAAGGGCCAAATCTATGAAAATTGTTTCCTAAGTCAATTACATCAAAAGTGCTTTTATCGCTTAAAACCCTAGAACCACGACCAATCATTTGGTAGTATAAGGTTAACGATTTTGTTGCTCTATTTAAAATAATTGCTTCAATAGTTGGCTCATCAAAACCTGTTGTTAAAATACTAACTGAGGTAATAATTGCACCTGGTGTTTTATGAAACCATTTTAAAATAAGCTCACGCTCACTTCTTGTATTTGTATTGTCTAAATGCGCAATAGGATATCCTGCTTTTTTAAAGGCATGAAACACTTGTATAGAGGTGTTAATACCATTATTAAAAATTAAGGTTTTCTTTCCTTTTGCAGTTTCTTCATATGCCGAAACCAATTTAGAAAGCATGTCTGAATTGGTATATAAATCTTCTGAAGATTTTACCGTATAATCTCCATTTGCTCCTACTTCTAAAGATGTTAAACCAACGTTATAAGAATATAAGTTTGCGCTTGCTAAATACTCATTATCAATTAAATGCTGAATTGT
Encoded here:
- a CDS encoding DEAD/DEAH box helicase, encoding MAEINTSVKKVGKELYGYQKDALQEIFRRFEDAPKDYHLLYQLPTGGGKTVIFSEIVRRYLETFKKKVLVLTHRIELSKQTSRMLKEFGVSNKIINSTAVLDDQDDFNCFVAMVETLKNRLNDDKLDISDIGLVIVDEAHYNSFTKIFKFFDESFILGVTATPLSSNIKLPMYENYQELFVGETIQHLIDNEYLASANLYSYNVGLTSLEVGANGDYTVKSSEDLYTNSDMLSKLVSAYEETAKGKKTLIFNNGINTSIQVFHAFKKAGYPIAHLDNTNTRSERELILKWFHKTPGAIITSVSILTTGFDEPTIEAIILNRATKSLTLYYQMIGRGSRVLSDKSTFDVIDLGNNFHRFGPWGADLDWEKMFRAPDYYLNAILSDEDIESTFRYELTADVKKEFEKSTDTYFDMKKVYIDTIRQGESSKRVLEKSIVHHAKMCIENSEDVFDALILAKLLGEEIDDRINRYAKCISKSTHNFVTWLKDDYRKKLNAYLRSNFDEDYEEIHGHPPIEE